The DNA region GCTCGACAGTTACACCACGGCGGACCTACGGCAAGGGTGGCCGTCGACGCCGAGTGCCGACGCCGTCATCCATCTCGCCGCGCTTGCGGCCGTGGGGCCGTCCTCCGACCACCCCAGGAGTACATCGAGGCCAACTCGGCGATGGTGACGCACATGGCCGAGTCTCTCGTGTCGAGCGGCTTTGAAGGAACCGTGCTCGCGGTGAGCCGCGGGGCGGTGTACGAACCCATGGGCGGCGGCACACAAACCGAGGCATCACCGATTGGCTTCACATCACCGTACGTAGTGAGCAAGATGCTGGTCGAAAGCCAGATGGACTAATACAGGCGGCGGGGACTTCGCACCGTGGTGGCGCTTACCTTCAATCACATAGGCCCCGGGCAGCGCCCGGGATTTCTGGTGCCGGACCTTTGCCAACAACTCGCGGACCATGACCCGTCTCAGCCGATGCCTGTCGGCAACTTGAGCACGTATCGCGACTACTTGGATGTGCGAGACGTCGCACAGGCGTACTTGGCCCTAGTCGCCTCGCCCACTCATCAGCACTTGGTCTACAACGTGTGCTCAGGTGTCTCGATCGCGGGCACGGAGATTCGGGGACGCATTTGCGCAGCCATGGGTATCCCTATGCCGGCTACTTGCGCTGATCCGACGTGCTATCGATCCGTTGACGCGCAAAAAGTCACCGGCTCGAGCGAGCGTCTCCGTGAGGAATTCGGGTGGGCTCCGCAATATGCGCTCGCGCAATCAATCGAGGACGCTGTTGCGTACGTCGCCGACGCGTAGCCACGAGTAAGTACTGAGGAGCGTCGCCATCGGCCCCACCGCCAGCAACCAGGGACTGCCCATGGGCAGTCCCACATGGCCGCCAACACTACGGCTCCAAGGGGCGAGTTCAGACTGACACACTGCGCTTGCGCAACGCCGAACGGCAGACCGCATGGAGACCCAGCGCCGCTGACGTGGGAACTGCGGATGGCGCCTGTCCGTTGCTGACCCAAGCATCTGATCGGGTCCGTCGCTGTCGATTCCGGCTTTGAGGGAGGACGGAGGGATCCCATACAGTTGGGCGTCACAGTAATTGGCAACGATTCGACGAACAGGCCGAAGGACTGAAGTCAGATGGCGTCATGCACGGAGGGGGAGTAAATGGAGCGGACACTAGCTGTCGTCGGTGCGAGAGGATTCCTTGGGGGTGCTGTCGCCCACATCGCCGCGCGCTCTGGTTGGCGTGTGCAGGAGTTCACGCGGTCGGCCCCAGCGATCCGAGACGGACAGCTGCATCCGACGGCGCCGAAATGGGACGCCGTCGCATGGTGCGCAGGCGCCATCAATCCGCACATGGTCCAGACAAGCAGCGCCACTCAGGACCTTGAGCCGAACGGAGTGTCGGAGTTCTTGCGCGCGCTGCGTTCCGCACAGTTGACGCCAACCTTTGTCTACGCGTCATCTGGAGGCACTGTGTATGGTGCGCCTGAGACACCCCCATTTCGCGAGGATTCGCCGACCCACCCGGCCAACTCATATGGACACATAAAACTTCAGACTGAGAATCTCATTCTTGAAATTGCGGAAAAGCCGCGGGTCCTGCGACTGTCTAACCTCTACGGACCCCGTCAGCCATCCACTCCCGGTCAGGGAGTCATCGGCCACTGGCTCCGGGCGGTTGCTGCAGGGGACGACATCGCGATGTTCGGCAACCCAACCTCTACGAGGGACTACGTCTACATCGAGGATGCTGCCGAGGCCGTCATCGCGGCAGCAGCAGTGTATGAAGTTGTAGGCGGCATCCTTAATGTCGGAAGTGGAAACGGCACCTCGCTCGGTGAACTGATTGACCACATTGAGGCGGCGATCCATCCCCGCGTAGTCA from Demequina lutea includes:
- a CDS encoding NAD-dependent epimerase/dehydratase family protein; the protein is MERTLAVVGARGFLGGAVAHIAARSGWRVQEFTRSAPAIRDGQLHPTAPKWDAVAWCAGAINPHMVQTSSATQDLEPNGVSEFLRALRSAQLTPTFVYASSGGTVYGAPETPPFREDSPTHPANSYGHIKLQTENLILEIAEKPRVLRLSNLYGPRQPSTPGQGVIGHWLRAVAAGDDIAMFGNPTSTRDYVYIEDAAEAVIAAAAVYEVVGGILNVGSGNGTSLGELIDHIEAAIHPRVVTVRREAARPTDTNHSWLDIERARLVLNWSPKVDLDDGIRRAWQYYESLITALPRPSPPSISGPLPNSSE